A portion of the Magnolia sinica isolate HGM2019 chromosome 17, MsV1, whole genome shotgun sequence genome contains these proteins:
- the LOC131230445 gene encoding uncharacterized protein LOC131230445: protein MWGEFEARFNVKYLPQTYQHERENEFLRLQQGGMSMAQYENRFTELSRCASEMIASKAIKMRQFTAGLRSSIRSKICCINIRTYAELVEMSIRAEQDEERVARSRSQLGPRNRVDGPSSSFTGKRARPSSPPRLAAAPVPSTRPAQTCTYCRRAGHSEPYCFTRMRDLGFTPPQRNIRPPQPTLQIPLLRAMGPSQQFRRPPPPQVRPPQRPMQRPNFPQHARVYALAVEGQDTAIPTPTAFEVTAHIQDTPIFLLVDTGSTASLISHATVKHLGLCPSPFVGVKIIAAADTFTEATKIYYSCPIDLGCKVAHVDLMVTKIFHYDVILGMDWLTMMKAEIDCDAKTVKIFEDDGSSLTFLVQVSYERRISCYASLEDGYSGPSITDTPVV from the coding sequence ATGTGGGGGGAGTTTGAGGCCCGTTTCAATGTAAAGTATCTCCCTCAAACTTACCAGCATGAGAGGGAGAATGAGTTTCTCCGCCTTCAGCAAGGGGGGATGAGCATGGCCCAATACGAGAACCGTTTCACGGAACTCTCCCGCTGTGCTTCCGAAATGATTGCAAGCAAAGCAATCAAGATGAGGCAGTTCACGGCAGGACTGAGGAGCAGTATTCGCTCCAAGATATGCTGCATCAACATCAGGACGTACGCTGAGCTCGTCGAGATGTCTATTAGGGCGGAGCAGGATGAGGAGCGGGTCGCCCGAAGCCGCTCACAGTTAGGGCCGCGAAACAGGGTGGACGGACCATCCTCCTCTTTTACAGGAAAAAGGGCTCGTCCTAGCTCACCACCCCGACTGGCTGCCGCACCGGTCCCTTCTACGCGACCGGCCCAGACATGTACTTACTGCAGAAGGGCGGGACATTCCGAGCCCTACTGTTTTACGAGGATGAGAGACCTCGGGTTTACTCCGCCGCAACGCAACATTAGGCCTCCACAGCCAACCTTACAGATTCCGCTCCTGCGGGCAATGGGGCCAAGTCAACAATTTCGGCGTCCACCACCGCCTCAAGTTAGACCGCCACAACGGCCCATGCAACGGCCAAATTTTCCGCAACATGCTCGGGTGTATGCCCTAGCAGTTGAGGGCCAAGACACGGCTATCCCCACTCCTAcggcctttgaggtgacagcCCACATCCAAGATACTCCCAtattccttttagtggacaccgggtccaccgCTTCCCTCATATCGCATGCGACTGTTAAGCACTTGGGGCTATGCCCTAGCCCCTTCGTAGGGGTAAAGATCATCGCGGCCGCCGACACTTTTACGGAGGCTACAAAGATATATTATAGTTGTCCCATCgacttgggatgcaaggtggcCCACGTGGATTTGATGGTGACTAAAATCTTCCActacgacgtcatcctgggcatggattggttgACAATGATGAAAGCAGAAATTGATTGCGATGCAAAAACAGTGAAGATATTTGAGGACGACGGCTCTTCCCTCACGTTCCTGGTCCAGGTCAGCTACGAACGCAGGATTTCGTGTTATGCATCATTGGAGGACGGATATTCTGGACCCTCGATAACGGACACGCCCGTGGTCtag
- the LOC131231665 gene encoding divinyl chlorophyllide a 8-vinyl-reductase, chloroplastic: MSLYPHHCLPQPITRYSIINPHLPSLPQPTIRCSIPSPHRVSSLPQSTIRYSITNSHPISSLPQPTIRYSRPNPHPISSLPQLTIRYSISNPYSIYSPPQPNIRYGLNPIKVSTAPNSAPSFRAKDPKDITILVVGSTGYIGRFVVKELVRRGFNVISVARGRSGIRGRSSKEDTLQELQGSIVCFSDVTDTAALEESLAEFCGARTIDVVVSCLASRSGGVKDSWKIDYEATRNSLVVGRKYGVAHFVLLSAICVQKPLLEFQRAKLKFEAELMEEAKGGDFTYSIVRPTAFFKSLGGQVELVKDGKPYVMFGDGRLCTCKPISEEDLASFIADCVLGEDKICKILPIGGPGKALTPLEQGEMLFRLLGKEPKFLKVPIGVMDFAIGLLDFLVKIFPVMEDAAEFGKIGRYYAAESMLVVDPETGEYSAEKTPTYGKDTLEDFFEKVIREGMAGQELGEQSIF; encoded by the coding sequence ATGTCTCTCTATCCCCACCATTGTCTACCACAGCCAATCACCCGCTATAGTATAATAAATCCCCACCTCCCATCACTACCACAACCAACAATCCGCTGTAGTATACCAAGTCCTCACCGCGTCTCTTCTCTACCACAATCAACCATTCGCTACAGTATAACAAATTCTCACCCTATCTCTTCTCTACCACAACCAACCATTCGCTATAGTAGACCAAATCCTCACCCTATCTCTTCTCTACCACAACTAACCATCCGCTATAGTATATCGAATCCTTACTCTATCTATTCTCCACCACAACCAAACATCCGCTATGGTCTAAATCCCATCAAAGTTTCAACGGCCCCAAATTCCGCCCCTTCGTTCCGTGCAAAGGACCCAAAAGACATCACCatccttgtggtggggtccaccggctACATTGGACGGTTCGTAGTCAAGGAGTTGGTCCGCCGTGGTTTCAATGTGATCTCTGTGGCCCGCGGGCGAAGCGGTATCCGGGGCCGGAGCAGCAAGGAAGACACCCTCCAAGAACTGCAGGGATCGATTGTCTGTTTCTCCGATGTGACCGACACGGCGGCTCTCGAGGAGTCGCTGGCCGAATTCTGTGGGGCCCGCACAATCGACGTCGTCGTGTCGTGCCTTGCCAGCCGGTCTGGTGGTGTCAAGGACTCATGGAAGATTGACTATGAGGCGACAAGGAACAGCCTCGTTGTAGGCCGGAAGTATGGCGTGGCGCATTTTGTCCTTCTGTCGGCGATCTGCGTGCAGAAGCCGTTGCTCGAATTTCAGCGTGCGAAGCTGAAATTCGAGGCTGAATTGATGGAGGAAGCCAAGGGTGGGGATTTCACATATAGCATAGTGCGGCCCACTGCGTTCTTCAAGAGCTTGGGTGGGCAGGTGGAGCTGGTTAAGGATGGCAAGCCGTATGTGATGTTTGGGGATGGACGGTTGTGCACTTGCAAGCCAATCAGTGAGGAGGATTTGGCGTCGTTCATCGCAGATTGTGTTTTGGGGGAGGATAAGATCTGCAAGATCCTGCCAATTGGCGGACCGGGGAAGGCTTTGACGCCATTGGAACAGGGGGAGATGCTGTTTAGGCTACTTGGGAAAGAGCCCAAGTTCTTGAAAGTGCCAATTGGTGTGATGGATTTTGCGATTGGGCTTCTTGATTTCCTCGTGAAGATCTTCCCGGTAATGGAGGATGCGGCTGAGTTTGGGAAGATCGGGAGGTATTATGCAGCTGAGAGTATGTTGGTTGTGGATCCAGAGACTGGTGAGTATAGTGCGGAGAAGACTCCGACCTATGGAAAAGATACATTGGAAGATTTCTTTGAGAAGGTGATCAGGGAAGGAATGGCTGGCCAGGAATTGGGTGAGCAGTCGATATTCTAG
- the LOC131231666 gene encoding uncharacterized protein LOC131231666 isoform X1: MASYDFTDRGSTTFGKGRLGSRVPAWDTPNSTDLGNVTKSERPQDHVCRPVIVNADGTMTPGIVFLPQQNQQQKETDSLVSKIDKEAEHVYAPLAAAHGHTSAAHNGRSKPVGQLVDKANPFNEASSNVQTASTRTGFSSGMFQRQTPNSYGGTNHTSTNAWGRPSGGTYDTITNGWSRSGDGTYRSGTDGWSKLDGGTYDTGSNGWGRSGDRTYDTGSKGWSRSGDKTYDTGSNGWSRSGDRTYDTGSTGWSRSGDGSYESGTNGWGKPTSGTYDTRASGWGKPGGTTLHQTNFNGSRGRYESATNNGWGKPNHVSWATPTSYEIPPTKTTNDVDSAVDYLRESIGPQSITMAPRQGRFSASSPTYPTRETVLETIDSREASRRYGNSTASPQTIQEIYSTTIDSREAARKYSGSFV, from the exons ATGGCCAGCTACGATTTCACGGATAGAGGGAGCACCACCTTTGGGAAGGGAAGGCTGGGCAGCAGGGTCCCAGCATGGGACACCCCCAACAGCACGGATCTAGGCAACGTTACCAAATCGGAGAGACCTCAGGATCATGTGTGCAGGCCCGTGATTGTCAATGCTGACGGTACGATGACGCCTGGCATAGTGTTCTTACCTCAACAAAACCAACAACAAAAAGAGACGGACAGCCTCGTTAGCAAGATCGATAAGGAAGCGGAACATGTGTATGCGCCTTTAGCAGCAGCGCACGGACACACCTCTGCTGCCCACAATGGACGGAGTAAGCCCGTAGGCCAGCTGGTGGACAAAGCAAACCCATTCAACGAAGCTAGCAGCAACGTCCAAACAGCATCCACCCGGACAGGTTTCTCGAGCGGCATGTTTCAGCGCCAGACACCCAACAGCTATGGCGGTACCAATCACACTAGCACCAATGCATGGGGTAGGCCGAGTGGTGGGACATACGACACCATCACAAATGGGTGGAGTAGGTCGGGTGATGGGACATATCGTTCCGGCACTGATGGTTGGAGCAAGCTAGATGGGGGCAC CTACGACACTGGCAGCAACGGGTGGGGTAGGTCAGGTGACAGGACCTACGACACTGGCAGCAAGGGTTGGAGTAGGTCAGGTGACAAGACCTACGACACTGGCAGCAACGGCTGGAGTAGGTCAGGTGATAGGACCTACGACACTGGCAGCACTGGGTGGAGTAGGTCCGGTGATGGGAGCTACGAAAGTGGCACAAATGGATGGGGTAAGCCCACTAGTGGTACCTATGACACCAGAGCCAGTGGTTGGGGCAAGCCGGGTGGCACAACCTTACACCAAACAAACTTCAACGGCTCTCGCGGAAGATATGAATCAGCAACAAATAATGGTTGGGGTAAGCCTAACCACGTGAGCTGGGCCACCCCAACCAGCTATGAAATCCCACCCACTAAAACAACAAATGATGTAGATTCTGCAGTTGATTATTTGAGAGAGTCCATCGGTCCTCAATCTATTACCATGGCCCCACGGCAGGGCCGGTTCTCGGCATCGTCCCCCACTTACCCAACAAGGGAGACTGTTCTAGAAACGATCGACAGCAGGGAAGCTTCCCGGAGGTACGGAAACTCAACAGCATCACCTCAGACTATCCAAGAAATCTACTCGACAACTATAGACAGCAGAGAGGCCGCACGAAAGTACAGTGGCTCGTTCGTCTGA